A window of Sulfurimonas gotlandica GD1 contains these coding sequences:
- a CDS encoding hybrid sensor histidine kinase/response regulator: MKNIQTVLIVDDVKENIDVLVELLKKYDLITAIDGKTALEAANSEDIDLILLDIMMPDMDGFEVCNILKSNKKTSNIPIIFLTALDKQEDLQQGFKLGAVDYITKPFNPKELLSRVNTHLTLRAYEKNLALRIEIELEKNRLKQEMIYQKSKQAALGELLMHIAHQWKQPLASLSALNISQKIKIEQDLETTKDENLARIEKSQNLINFMSNTVETFRNFYLPSHSSETFSLTDSVKKVLDISDATLKYNKINILISSDETGQTYGNENEFTQIVFSIINNARDIFKKREIKNPEIKIDIQNNVLTISDNGGGIDNEIIDNIFLPYESSTNSSGIGLYIAKEIAEKNNGYISASNDEKGAVFRVEFLK; encoded by the coding sequence ATAAAAAATATACAGACAGTATTAATCGTTGACGATGTTAAAGAAAATATCGATGTGTTGGTTGAACTGTTAAAAAAGTATGACTTGATTACTGCCATAGATGGAAAAACAGCACTAGAAGCAGCTAATAGTGAGGATATAGATCTCATTCTTTTAGATATTATGATGCCGGACATGGATGGCTTTGAAGTATGTAATATCTTAAAAAGCAACAAAAAAACTTCTAATATTCCAATCATATTTTTAACTGCTCTTGATAAACAAGAAGATTTACAGCAAGGGTTTAAGCTTGGAGCTGTTGACTATATAACAAAGCCATTTAATCCGAAAGAGCTTTTATCTCGTGTAAATACACATCTAACACTAAGAGCTTATGAAAAAAATTTAGCACTTAGAATAGAAATAGAACTAGAAAAAAACAGACTTAAGCAAGAGATGATTTATCAAAAGTCAAAACAAGCAGCTTTAGGTGAACTTCTTATGCATATTGCTCATCAATGGAAGCAACCTCTTGCTTCTTTATCAGCTCTAAATATTAGTCAAAAAATAAAAATTGAACAAGACTTAGAGACTACAAAAGATGAAAATCTAGCAAGGATTGAAAAGTCTCAAAACTTGATTAATTTTATGTCAAATACAGTTGAGACTTTTAGAAACTTTTATCTCCCCTCACACTCCAGTGAAACATTTTCTCTTACTGACTCTGTTAAAAAAGTTTTAGACATCTCAGATGCGACTCTTAAATATAATAAAATAAATATCTTAATTAGTTCAGATGAAACTGGGCAAACTTACGGAAATGAAAATGAGTTTACACAGATAGTCTTCTCCATAATAAATAATGCAAGAGATATATTTAAGAAAAGAGAGATTAAAAATCCTGAGATAAAGATAGATATACAAAATAATGTACTTACAATAAGTGATAATGGTGGCGGAATTGACAATGAGATAATAGACAATATATTCTTGCCGTATGAAAGTAGTACCAATAGCAGTGGTATTGGATTATACATCGCTAAAGAGATTGCAGAGAAAAATAATGGCTATATCTCTGCCTCAAACGATGAAAAAGGTGCCGTATTCAGAGTTGAGTTCTTAAAGTGA
- the pyk gene encoding pyruvate kinase produces the protein MKKRTKILATIGPASDSQEKIEALMRAGVNVFRLNFSHGTHEYHYEVLQRIRAAEKKSGLFVGVLQDISGPKIRVGHLEEPFELEADDIVEFVKEEIVGCKVEEGKYRACINQPTILKQLKVGEFIYLYDGIIRTEVVEVLAESVKVKVRNRGVLSSKKGVNFPNTRLGIDVLTPKDRVDMLWGIENDVDFMAISFVQDAQDMIDARKIITDNNGRVQLFAKIEKFDAVENIDAILEVSDGLMVARGDLGIEVPFYEVPALQKMLIKKANEASKPVITATQMLLSMTTNDTATRAEISDVANAVLDGSDAVMLSEESAMGHNPVLAVETMMETIIGAEKIYPYNKFSVFKISDATDSINESAVRLCEDIDAWGLIGLTASGSSVRKISRYRPRRDIYAVVHDEKVARYLTMCWGVVPAFMVEEGSLGQMMCDVMNQGIERKVLKLDKSYILTAGDPVGVAGSTNMIRILREHEMKFFASL, from the coding sequence ATGAAAAAAAGAACAAAGATCTTAGCAACTATAGGCCCAGCATCTGACTCACAAGAGAAGATAGAAGCTCTTATGAGAGCCGGCGTAAATGTATTTCGTCTGAATTTTTCTCACGGTACACATGAGTATCACTATGAAGTTTTGCAACGTATACGCGCGGCTGAGAAAAAGAGCGGTCTGTTTGTTGGAGTACTTCAAGATATCAGCGGCCCTAAGATTCGTGTAGGTCACTTGGAAGAGCCTTTTGAACTTGAAGCTGATGACATCGTCGAGTTTGTAAAAGAAGAGATTGTTGGGTGTAAAGTTGAAGAAGGTAAATATCGTGCTTGTATAAATCAGCCGACTATTTTAAAACAGTTAAAAGTAGGAGAGTTTATCTATCTTTATGATGGGATAATCCGTACTGAGGTTGTTGAGGTTTTAGCTGAGTCTGTAAAAGTAAAGGTAAGAAACAGAGGAGTGCTAAGTTCTAAAAAAGGTGTAAACTTTCCAAACACAAGACTTGGCATCGATGTTTTGACTCCAAAAGACAGAGTAGATATGCTTTGGGGAATAGAGAATGATGTTGACTTTATGGCTATCTCTTTTGTTCAAGATGCACAAGATATGATAGATGCCAGAAAAATCATAACAGACAATAATGGAAGAGTTCAGCTCTTCGCAAAGATAGAGAAGTTTGATGCTGTAGAGAATATAGATGCTATTTTAGAAGTAAGTGACGGGCTTATGGTCGCTCGTGGAGACTTGGGTATAGAAGTGCCGTTTTATGAAGTTCCAGCTCTTCAAAAAATGCTGATAAAAAAAGCAAACGAAGCTTCAAAACCTGTTATTACAGCTACTCAGATGCTACTCTCTATGACTACAAACGACACTGCAACACGTGCTGAGATAAGTGATGTTGCAAACGCTGTTTTAGACGGCTCAGATGCTGTTATGCTCTCAGAAGAGAGTGCAATGGGACATAATCCTGTTTTAGCAGTGGAGACTATGATGGAGACTATTATCGGTGCCGAGAAGATCTACCCGTATAATAAGTTCTCAGTTTTTAAGATATCAGATGCAACAGACAGTATAAACGAGTCAGCAGTGAGACTATGTGAAGATATAGATGCATGGGGACTTATTGGTTTGACTGCATCAGGATCATCTGTCAGAAAGATTTCACGTTATCGTCCTCGTCGTGATATATATGCGGTTGTGCATGATGAAAAAGTTGCACGATATTTGACTATGTGTTGGGGAGTGGTTCCTGCGTTTATGGTTGAGGAGGGTTCACTTGGACAGATGATGTGCGATGTGATGAACCAAGGAATAGAGAGAAAAGTCTTGAAGTTGGATAAGAGCTATATACTAACAGCAGGAGATCCTGTCGGAGTAGCGGGTTCTACGAATATGATCCGTATTTTAAGAGAGCATGAGATGAAGTTCTTCGCTTCACTTTAA
- a CDS encoding dipeptide epimerase yields the protein MKILDISTEVKEIALKTPFITALRRVDAVEFVRVKVVCDDGSVAYGEAPATRAVTGEDIYSILSDIAFIQEELIGLTPKDAIVSLHLAEMGSSAKAALDMALFYLLPQTKEKQNLTLQTDITISLKDSDEMISDATQAIASGMNILKVKFGGDIKHAIEVTNRLSELDAKLIIDANQAWTQDDTMEYLEATLNVKLELIEQPVKADELHELRCITNYSHVPILADESVFTLEDAKAIIEYACADMINIKLMKCGGVTKAIEILEFARKNDIKCMLGSMLEGPISINAALNLAMEYSDVIAYIDLDSPLLYKEPSNELEFDFNGCEITRK from the coding sequence ATGAAGATACTTGACATATCAACGGAGGTTAAAGAGATAGCTCTAAAGACTCCTTTTATAACAGCTCTTAGACGAGTAGATGCAGTTGAGTTTGTAAGAGTTAAAGTTGTTTGTGATGATGGGAGTGTAGCCTATGGTGAGGCACCTGCTACTCGGGCGGTGACAGGAGAAGATATCTATAGCATCTTGAGTGATATTGCGTTTATTCAAGAAGAACTTATAGGTTTGACTCCTAAAGATGCTATTGTGTCTCTGCATCTGGCTGAGATGGGTAGCAGTGCAAAAGCAGCTTTGGATATGGCACTTTTTTATCTTCTTCCACAAACAAAAGAAAAACAAAACCTTACTCTTCAAACAGATATAACTATCAGCCTAAAAGATTCAGATGAGATGATCTCAGATGCTACGCAAGCTATAGCAAGCGGTATGAATATATTAAAAGTAAAATTCGGTGGTGATATAAAACACGCCATAGAAGTCACAAATAGACTCTCAGAGTTAGATGCCAAACTAATCATAGACGCAAACCAAGCTTGGACGCAAGATGACACTATGGAATACCTAGAAGCTACTCTAAATGTTAAACTTGAGCTTATAGAACAACCCGTTAAAGCAGATGAATTACATGAACTTAGATGCATAACTAACTACTCACATGTGCCAATACTTGCGGATGAATCGGTCTTTACACTCGAAGATGCAAAAGCAATCATAGAGTATGCCTGTGCCGATATGATAAATATCAAACTTATGAAGTGCGGTGGAGTTACAAAGGCGATAGAAATTTTAGAGTTTGCCAGAAAAAATGACATTAAATGTATGTTAGGGTCGATGCTTGAAGGTCCTATCTCTATAAATGCAGCTTTAAATCTGGCAATGGAATACAGTGATGTTATAGCCTATATAGACCTTGACTCTCCACTACTTTACAAAGAGCCATCAAATGAGTTAGAATTCGATTTTAATGGCTGTGAGATAACTAGAAAATAA
- a CDS encoding exonuclease domain-containing protein — translation MAKKYVILDTETTGVGENDRVIQLGYVVLGAKDVEVHNEFYSSDVPISFGAMEVHGITPDMLENKPACRDSVAYKRLCELNVSENYMIIHNAPFDLGMLEKEGFNTQMKVIDTLRVAKHILPDEDAHRLQYFRYKMALYKDEQKEADALGVVVKAHDAIGDVLVLKLLLTKLREAVSAAYPSENPVEKMVDLTNTPILVKSFRFGKYKGKTLQEVAASDAGYLRWMLTSMENLDEDMRYSINNALGA, via the coding sequence TTGGCAAAAAAATATGTGATTTTAGATACTGAAACTACTGGTGTAGGTGAGAACGACAGAGTAATTCAACTAGGCTACGTAGTACTTGGTGCAAAAGATGTAGAAGTGCACAACGAGTTTTACTCATCTGATGTGCCTATCAGTTTTGGAGCTATGGAGGTTCACGGAATTACTCCTGATATGCTGGAGAACAAACCTGCCTGCAGAGACAGTGTTGCATATAAAAGATTGTGTGAGTTAAATGTCAGCGAGAACTATATGATTATACATAATGCTCCGTTTGATCTTGGAATGCTTGAAAAAGAAGGCTTTAATACTCAGATGAAAGTTATAGATACTCTAAGAGTCGCTAAGCATATTTTACCTGATGAAGATGCTCACAGACTTCAATACTTTCGCTACAAGATGGCTCTTTACAAAGATGAGCAAAAAGAAGCAGATGCTTTAGGTGTAGTTGTAAAAGCTCACGATGCTATCGGTGATGTTTTAGTTTTAAAACTTCTTTTGACAAAACTAAGAGAGGCTGTTTCAGCTGCATATCCGAGTGAAAATCCTGTTGAGAAAATGGTTGATCTTACAAACACTCCGATACTTGTAAAATCATTTAGATTTGGAAAGTACAAAGGTAAGACTCTTCAAGAAGTAGCAGCCTCAGATGCAGGATACCTTAGATGGATGCTGACAAGCATGGAAAATCTGGATGAAGATATGCGCTACTCTATAAATAACGCTCTAGGAGCTTAG
- a CDS encoding DUF819 domain-containing protein, protein MIESPLIYLFSIALLATIFHLLDTRTTWKVFKFIPAVVFIYAFSMLFASLGLFDKNEEIDAIYKLTKTNLLPAMLFLMLLQVDFRHFFKLGKSLLISYVLAVTSLAFGFVIVAFVFNFDQDSAAAFGALAGSWMGGTANMIAVGSALGVSQEAFGYALIVDSVNYTLWVMLLLFLVPFASIFNKFTKSDENMAYLGEIGCACSMGAPRYWLLILFALVASLGSQIIAQNIEILNKTTTIVLIASTLGVIGSFTKLKEINGSSEVASTMLYILIALIGSKAVFDNFSDVGVYVLAGFSILVIHAIIMVIGAKIFKLDLFSVAVASLSNIGGVASAPILAATYNKSLVSVGVLMAIMGYLIGTFGGLLVGNVLIWIVK, encoded by the coding sequence ATGATTGAATCTCCCTTAATTTATCTATTTTCCATAGCACTTCTAGCAACTATTTTTCATCTGCTTGACACTAGAACTACTTGGAAAGTATTTAAGTTCATTCCGGCCGTTGTTTTCATCTATGCTTTTTCTATGCTCTTTGCATCTCTGGGACTCTTTGATAAAAACGAAGAGATAGACGCTATCTATAAACTTACAAAGACAAACCTGCTTCCTGCGATGCTCTTTCTTATGCTCTTGCAAGTGGATTTTAGACACTTCTTCAAGCTTGGAAAATCTCTGCTTATCTCTTATGTGTTAGCAGTAACTTCTTTAGCGTTTGGTTTTGTTATAGTCGCGTTTGTTTTTAACTTTGACCAAGACTCAGCGGCGGCTTTTGGGGCTTTGGCTGGAAGCTGGATGGGTGGAACTGCTAACATGATTGCTGTTGGTTCTGCTCTTGGTGTATCACAAGAGGCCTTTGGTTATGCACTTATAGTTGACAGCGTAAACTACACTTTGTGGGTAATGTTACTTCTGTTTTTAGTACCCTTTGCATCTATCTTCAACAAGTTTACAAAGAGTGATGAAAACATGGCATATCTGGGTGAGATAGGTTGTGCTTGTAGCATGGGAGCACCAAGATACTGGCTGCTTATACTTTTCGCTCTTGTAGCATCTTTAGGCTCTCAAATAATCGCTCAAAATATAGAGATACTCAATAAAACAACGACCATAGTTCTCATAGCATCTACGCTTGGAGTAATTGGTTCATTTACAAAACTAAAAGAGATAAACGGCTCTAGCGAAGTGGCATCTACTATGCTCTACATACTCATAGCTCTCATAGGTTCAAAAGCTGTTTTTGATAACTTCAGCGATGTCGGAGTTTACGTACTTGCAGGTTTTAGCATCTTGGTTATTCATGCCATAATAATGGTCATAGGAGCAAAAATATTCAAGCTTGACCTGTTCAGTGTGGCTGTAGCATCTCTCTCAAACATAGGCGGAGTTGCATCTGCACCAATCCTTGCAGCGACTTACAACAAGTCACTTGTGAGTGTAGGCGTCCTCATGGCGATAATGGGTTATCTCATAGGAACTTTTGGCGGTTTGCTTGTTGGGAATGTTTTGATATGGATTGTGAAGTAG
- a CDS encoding DUF4139 domain-containing protein: MKTISLTLSAFILLSSSLFSASLSPKPSSSSLIVYNGGIGLVHEERELNLDRDDKQIIYEGVASTIETDSVNVALPNSVTLYSQQYRFDKLTMSKLLDAHINRKVKVGINRATLLSHNGENALVRDASNEIVSVLSKDIIFQSIPDSLLTKPSLVWNIEARKNLNTKMDIDYLINSLSWKSDYILNLNGDKADLTGWITIDNRSGKAYEGTNLYVLAGDINRAQRAQPQQRYQKAMAMMEAAPDVSHQAHEGYHFYTIPFKVNLANNEKTQIKFITQDAIDIKRRYSSTTSNPLYLQSEQKHNVTQYIEIKKLDLALPKGVVRTYSKLNSNNILLGESSLNHTPKDTPVNLALGKNFDLKVKETIESRSDTKSYLEATVLYTLKNSSDDKKTLEILIPFNKNTTSTIETSKAYTFKRGNTLSFEVVLDAKKTETFRVKFRSKR; encoded by the coding sequence ATGAAAACTATATCTTTAACTCTGTCTGCATTTATACTTTTATCTTCGTCTTTATTTAGCGCATCTCTAAGCCCTAAACCAAGCTCTTCTTCACTCATCGTTTACAACGGTGGTATCGGGCTTGTTCATGAAGAGAGAGAACTTAACCTCGATAGAGATGATAAACAAATAATATATGAAGGTGTTGCAAGTACGATAGAGACTGACTCAGTAAATGTAGCTCTTCCTAACTCTGTGACTCTTTATTCTCAACAATACCGTTTTGACAAACTAACTATGTCTAAACTCCTAGACGCTCATATAAATAGGAAAGTAAAAGTAGGCATAAACCGTGCGACCCTACTTTCTCATAACGGCGAAAATGCACTAGTCAGAGATGCCAGTAATGAAATTGTCTCAGTTTTAAGTAAAGACATAATCTTTCAATCTATTCCTGACTCACTTCTCACTAAACCATCTTTGGTTTGGAACATAGAAGCTAGAAAAAATCTAAACACTAAAATGGACATAGATTATCTAATAAACAGTCTTTCATGGAAGAGTGACTACATCTTAAACCTTAACGGCGATAAAGCAGACTTAACAGGATGGATAACTATAGATAACCGCTCCGGAAAAGCCTATGAAGGCACAAACCTTTATGTTTTAGCAGGTGACATCAATAGAGCTCAAAGAGCACAACCCCAACAGCGATACCAAAAGGCAATGGCAATGATGGAAGCTGCTCCAGATGTTTCGCATCAAGCACATGAAGGTTACCATTTTTATACTATACCGTTTAAAGTAAATCTGGCTAACAACGAAAAAACTCAGATAAAATTTATAACTCAAGATGCCATTGACATAAAACGCAGATACTCTAGCACTACTTCAAATCCACTCTATCTACAATCAGAGCAAAAACACAATGTGACTCAGTACATAGAGATTAAAAAGCTTGATTTAGCTCTTCCAAAAGGTGTAGTGAGAACTTACTCGAAACTAAACTCGAACAATATTTTACTGGGAGAGAGTTCACTAAACCACACACCAAAGGATACACCTGTAAACTTGGCTCTGGGTAAAAACTTTGATTTAAAAGTAAAAGAGACTATAGAAAGTCGTTCGGACACTAAAAGTTACCTAGAAGCAACTGTGCTCTACACTCTAAAAAACAGCTCAGATGATAAAAAGACTTTGGAGATTCTCATCCCTTTTAACAAGAATACAACAAGCACTATTGAGACATCAAAGGCTTATACGTTTAAACGTGGAAACACTCTTTCATTTGAAGTAGTTCTAGATGCTAAAAAAACTGAGACTTTTAGAGTAAAATTTAGAAGCAAAAGGTAA
- a CDS encoding CHASE2 domain-containing protein: MKGKYKVLIPLFILLSLLLSSAYLFLPTHFQSLDNRVRDFYFKFRGPQKASEDIVIVDIDERSIKELGQWPWERDKFARILNNLTASDAGIIGLDIVFSEADKTSPKRLAKKWGIDAKKMPDYDLILSQTVASTPTILGYVFDFDADNTNEAPQVPAIFIEKGKKEIEFLPLARGVLPNLKVIQDSAYSSGYMNNIPDESGIIRSVPLMIKYQEQLYPSLAFEMYRVATQSRKVVATYSDAGIENVQVGKQVIPSDRFGRLYVNFRGPFKSYRYISAVDVFNNTIDRKLLEGKFVLIGTSAYGLMDLRSTPMDSVIAGVEVHANMIDNLLNDDMMRKPSWAEVADLTAIVLIAFIVIFIYSRFSLLILSLVYLVSFFALMYANYYLLFTEYVIINSIFPLVSIFLSLVGTLGVNYFFETRQKDMIKGKFATKVSASVMEDILQHADSNALEGQEKEITVFFSDVRGFTNISEAMGDAKRLIKFMNEIMEPMTEIIINEKGTVDKYIGDAIMAYWNAPLDVTDHADRAVCASLRQLHKLKSLNDELRQNPDFVNVTNMADSSNIPIVDIGIGLNSGVAIVGEMGSSIRSDYTVIGDTINLGSRLESLCKYYNSRLNISNFTKSQLKGKYIYRFLDLVTVKGKSEPIEIWQIHDFDRDEKEPIFYSSREELLEELERYHEAIDLYKLQKFADALVIFKELNNLENKSNLKICDIYIERCEHYVELPPENFNGVFVHTTKG, encoded by the coding sequence ATGAAAGGCAAGTATAAAGTTCTCATACCTCTCTTTATACTCCTTTCACTACTCCTCTCTAGTGCATACCTCTTTTTACCTACTCACTTTCAATCACTTGACAACAGAGTAAGAGACTTCTATTTTAAATTTCGCGGTCCCCAGAAGGCTAGTGAAGATATTGTTATTGTTGATATTGATGAGCGAAGTATTAAAGAACTTGGTCAATGGCCTTGGGAGAGAGATAAATTCGCTCGCATCTTAAACAATTTAACTGCATCAGATGCCGGAATAATAGGGCTGGATATTGTCTTTAGTGAAGCAGACAAAACAAGTCCAAAGCGTCTTGCCAAGAAGTGGGGTATAGATGCTAAGAAGATGCCTGACTATGATCTTATACTCTCACAAACAGTAGCATCTACTCCTACAATACTTGGTTATGTTTTTGATTTTGATGCAGATAATACAAATGAAGCTCCGCAAGTTCCTGCAATATTTATAGAAAAAGGGAAAAAAGAGATAGAGTTTCTCCCCTTGGCTCGTGGTGTTCTGCCAAATTTAAAAGTCATCCAAGATTCAGCCTACTCAAGCGGATATATGAATAATATTCCTGATGAATCGGGAATTATTCGTAGTGTTCCTTTGATGATAAAGTATCAAGAACAACTTTACCCGTCACTTGCTTTTGAGATGTACCGTGTAGCAACTCAAAGCAGAAAAGTAGTAGCTACATATTCGGACGCAGGTATAGAAAATGTCCAAGTTGGTAAACAAGTCATACCAAGTGATAGGTTTGGACGACTATATGTAAACTTTAGAGGACCGTTTAAGAGTTACCGCTATATCTCGGCAGTTGATGTTTTTAATAACACTATAGATAGAAAACTTTTAGAAGGTAAATTTGTACTTATCGGGACATCCGCTTATGGGCTTATGGATTTACGTTCTACTCCTATGGACAGCGTAATAGCCGGAGTTGAAGTTCACGCAAATATGATTGACAATCTTTTAAATGACGATATGATGAGAAAGCCCTCATGGGCAGAAGTGGCAGATTTAACTGCTATTGTTTTGATCGCTTTTATAGTTATATTTATATATTCAAGATTTTCTCTTTTGATATTGAGTCTGGTCTATCTAGTCTCATTTTTCGCTCTGATGTATGCAAACTACTATCTGCTATTTACAGAGTATGTGATAATAAATTCTATCTTTCCACTTGTTTCTATATTTCTATCTCTTGTTGGGACTCTTGGGGTTAACTACTTTTTTGAGACAAGACAAAAAGATATGATTAAAGGTAAGTTTGCCACTAAAGTAAGTGCCAGTGTTATGGAAGACATCCTCCAACACGCTGATTCAAATGCACTTGAAGGACAAGAAAAAGAGATTACAGTCTTTTTCTCTGATGTTAGAGGCTTTACAAATATCTCTGAAGCTATGGGAGATGCAAAGCGTCTGATTAAGTTTATGAATGAGATTATGGAGCCTATGACAGAGATAATCATAAATGAAAAAGGTACAGTTGATAAATATATCGGCGATGCAATTATGGCTTACTGGAATGCACCGCTTGATGTTACAGATCATGCAGACAGAGCAGTGTGTGCAAGTCTTAGACAACTTCACAAACTTAAAAGTTTAAATGATGAGTTGAGACAAAACCCAGACTTTGTAAATGTCACAAACATGGCAGATAGTTCTAACATCCCAATAGTCGATATTGGTATAGGACTAAACAGCGGAGTTGCTATTGTCGGAGAGATGGGATCTTCGATACGTTCAGACTACACTGTTATCGGTGATACTATTAACTTAGGCTCCAGACTTGAGTCACTGTGTAAGTACTACAACTCAAGACTAAATATTTCCAACTTTACAAAAAGTCAGCTAAAGGGAAAATATATTTACCGTTTTTTAGATCTTGTGACAGTAAAGGGTAAAAGCGAACCTATTGAGATATGGCAGATACATGATTTTGACAGAGATGAAAAAGAGCCTATCTTTTACTCTAGCAGGGAAGAACTTTTAGAAGAACTTGAACGTTATCATGAGGCGATAGACCTTTATAAGCTCCAAAAGTTTGCAGATGCATTAGTAATATTTAAAGAGCTTAATAACTTAGAAAATAAAAGTAACCTCAAAATATGTGACATATACATAGAACGTTGTGAACACTATGTAGAGTTGCCGCCTGAGAACTTTAATGGAGTTTTTGTACATACGACTAAAGGTTAG